The DNA region CGCGTGGGCGCGTCGTCAGTTGAATGGGGGAGCGGCGCCGGAGTCCGCTCCCGGTTGTGCCTCACAGCATGCCACGCCGCCCACCGGGGCGGAGACCGGGCGGCCCTGGACACGCGAAACGCCCCGCCCGGTCAGCGGGCGGGGCGTTTCACTGCACGCCGGGGTTCAGTCGGCGGCGACTTCGGTCTGGGGCACTTCGATGCTGATGAAGCGGCCGGTGCGGCCACGGTTGGTGAACACGACCTTGCCGGCTTCCAGCGCGAACAGGGTGTGGTCGCGGCCCATGCCCACGTTCGGGCCGGCCTTGAACTTGGTGCCGCGCTGGCGGACCAGGATGTTCCCGGCCAGCACCTGCTCGCCGCCGAACTTCTTGACGCCCAGCATCTTGGGCTGGCTGTCACGACCGTTCTTGGAGGAACCTACGCCTTTCTTGTGAGCCATGTCAGGTCACCTTACCCTTTGATTCCGAGAATCTTGATCGCCGTGAAGTCCTGACGGTGACCGGTGCGGCGGCGGTACTGGATGCCGCTCTTGTACTTGCGGATGTAGATCTTGGGGCCGCGGCCGTGCTCGACCACTTCGGCGTTCACGGTGAACTTGCCGGCGGCGTCGCCGAAGGCGTTCTGGTCGCCGCCCACGAAGATGGGGGTCAGGTCCAGCTTGTCGCCGGCCTCGCCCTTGAGGCTCT from Deinococcus ficus includes:
- the rplU gene encoding 50S ribosomal protein L21, with the translated sequence MFAIIQTGGKQYRVQEGDVIRVESLKGEAGDKLDLTPIFVGGDQNAFGDAAGKFTVNAEVVEHGRGPKIYIRKYKSGIQYRRRTGHRQDFTAIKILGIKG
- the rpmA gene encoding 50S ribosomal protein L27 — protein: MAHKKGVGSSKNGRDSQPKMLGVKKFGGEQVLAGNILVRQRGTKFKAGPNVGMGRDHTLFALEAGKVVFTNRGRTGRFISIEVPQTEVAAD